One Lysinibacillus sp. OF-1 DNA segment encodes these proteins:
- the spoIIP gene encoding stage II sporulation protein P: MTLLKKLQWSFGILLFFFVLPVIAGQLPFNKQASTPIKQSEDKQVVFAATNLAEQSVLEQTKEPEPDQALDPDPFKVLVLFTHSHEAYEPMVKAVSGKVATSHETVNIMSLKDKIVNHFNVNGLKTNILDVDIMKKLQAEGKGYHESYNVMRPYLSKHLETNNYDLILDLHRDSLKHDLTTISYNGENYAKIAIVVGAEHANYRWNTAYAESLSSTLNAIVPKISKGVISKSGDGVDGRYNQDLAKQMMIVEVGGIGNTEEEVNRTIAVIGKAISKAFVNDSKQ; encoded by the coding sequence GTGACTTTGCTAAAAAAACTACAATGGTCATTTGGTATATTATTGTTCTTTTTCGTATTACCTGTCATTGCTGGGCAACTTCCGTTCAACAAGCAAGCATCGACTCCGATTAAACAATCAGAAGATAAGCAAGTCGTGTTTGCCGCTACCAATTTAGCTGAACAAAGTGTACTGGAACAAACGAAAGAGCCTGAACCAGATCAAGCCCTAGACCCGGACCCATTTAAAGTGTTAGTGTTATTTACTCATTCACATGAAGCATACGAACCAATGGTGAAAGCTGTGAGTGGTAAGGTAGCGACTTCTCATGAAACAGTCAATATTATGAGTCTAAAGGATAAGATTGTGAATCATTTTAATGTAAATGGCTTGAAGACAAATATCCTCGATGTAGATATTATGAAGAAATTACAAGCTGAGGGTAAGGGATATCATGAATCCTATAATGTCATGAGACCTTATTTAAGTAAGCATTTAGAAACAAATAATTATGATTTAATACTAGATTTACATCGTGACTCATTAAAACATGATCTTACAACGATCTCATATAATGGGGAAAACTATGCAAAAATTGCTATTGTGGTTGGTGCAGAGCATGCAAATTACCGCTGGAATACAGCGTATGCAGAAAGTTTATCCTCCACATTAAATGCCATCGTTCCAAAAATATCAAAAGGTGTTATTTCCAAAAGTGGTGATGGTGTTGATGGGCGATATAATCAGGATTTGGCAAAGCAAATGATGATTGTTGAGGTTGGTGGAATTGGCAATACGGAGGAAGAGGTTAATCGTACGATTGCTGTAATTGGCAAGGCCATATCAAAAGCATTTGTAAATGATTCAAAACAATAG
- a CDS encoding M15 family metallopeptidase gives MMWQPGAIARQLGITWGGDWTGNIDRPHFEVKPNWIMPKGYKIEGQVIIPTNSKYQVQLIVEGNTTKPIAKNDDTMKFTRTTAKAAVRDYIQQAVGKGLMDRSWLEKFDNGTMTNGDFEGLKIIIAQRSI, from the coding sequence ATGATGTGGCAACCCGGTGCTATTGCACGTCAGCTAGGTATTACATGGGGTGGAGATTGGACAGGTAATATTGATCGTCCCCATTTTGAGGTTAAGCCAAATTGGATTATGCCAAAGGGATACAAAATTGAAGGACAAGTGATTATTCCGACTAATAGTAAATACCAAGTGCAATTAATTGTGGAAGGCAATACAACTAAACCAATTGCAAAGAATGATGACACAATGAAATTCACAAGGACAACTGCAAAAGCTGCTGTACGTGATTATATTCAACAAGCAGTCGGTAAAGGATTGATGGATAGGTCATGGTTGGAAAAATTCGATAATGGCACTATGACAAATGGTGATTTTGAAGGTTTGAAAATTATTATTGCACAGCGTAGCATTTAA
- the rpsT gene encoding 30S ribosomal protein S20 produces MPNIKSAIKRVKVNEKANIANSQAKSAMRTTVKKAENAVVANAENKQELLQAAFKSLDKAASKGLIHKNAAARKKSRLAKKA; encoded by the coding sequence ATGCCAAACATTAAATCTGCGATTAAACGCGTAAAAGTTAACGAAAAAGCAAACATTGCTAATTCTCAAGCTAAATCTGCAATGCGTACTACAGTGAAAAAAGCTGAAAACGCTGTTGTTGCAAACGCTGAAAACAAACAAGAACTTTTACAAGCAGCTTTCAAATCATTAGATAAAGCAGCTTCAAAAGGACTTATCCACAAAAACGCGGCGGCTCGTAAAAAGTCTCGCCTTGCTAAAAAAGCGTAA
- a CDS encoding Ig-like domain-containing protein — MVNLFKKGFIFLSLIMLALVNFNVENAQAEDVYSENLIPKMNSNESEFGKASSSSNYISTPSWLAFDGELSYYKTDYTAWATTEETGWLAYEFTTPKAISKYVMHNNGTSPTLFPNTWTFEAWNGSEWIVLDSQNNVTKEDWVKNSEQSFTFDNNTYYNKYRINISKANGASGTVRAGICELQMMEKISNPSEPNTQSITLDRNLLELLEGSQDKLIATVTPDTVKVIWLSSDESIATVDQDGNVTALHEGEAIITAKIKGTDSAATSTVIVKKPNNEFSNAILSITLVNGITKEYDVTNTVLNNYLNWFKSAQGTSTFKFSKTISPYKKVTEYVVHDKIASFEIREY; from the coding sequence GTGGTTAATTTATTTAAGAAAGGTTTTATTTTTCTATCATTAATTATGTTAGCGTTAGTAAATTTTAATGTTGAAAATGCACAGGCTGAGGATGTATATTCAGAAAACTTAATTCCAAAAATGAATTCAAATGAATCAGAATTTGGTAAAGCTTCATCTTCGAGTAACTATATTAGTACACCAAGTTGGCTAGCATTCGATGGTGAACTAAGTTATTATAAGACGGATTACACTGCTTGGGCAACTACCGAAGAAACAGGTTGGTTAGCCTACGAATTTACTACTCCAAAAGCAATAAGTAAATACGTAATGCATAATAATGGTACCTCTCCAACATTATTCCCAAACACATGGACTTTTGAAGCTTGGAATGGTTCGGAATGGATAGTATTAGATTCTCAAAATAATGTTACAAAAGAGGATTGGGTGAAGAACTCCGAACAAAGCTTTACCTTTGATAACAATACTTATTATAACAAGTATAGAATAAATATCAGCAAGGCTAACGGGGCATCTGGTACTGTCAGAGCTGGAATATGCGAACTTCAAATGATGGAAAAGATTTCAAACCCATCTGAACCTAACACTCAATCCATCACATTAGACAGAAATTTATTAGAACTTCTAGAAGGTAGTCAAGATAAGTTAATAGCAACGGTTACACCTGATACAGTAAAAGTAATTTGGTTATCAAGTGATGAATCAATTGCTACTGTAGATCAGGATGGTAATGTCACGGCCCTTCACGAAGGCGAAGCAATAATTACTGCCAAAATTAAAGGTACTGATAGTGCAGCCACTAGTACAGTAATTGTTAAGAAACCAAACAATGAATTTTCAAATGCTATTTTAAGCATTACATTAGTAAACGGTATAACAAAAGAATATGATGTAACGAATACAGTTTTAAACAATTATTTAAATTGGTTTAAAAGTGCACAAGGTACATCAACGTTCAAATTTTCTAAAACAATTTCACCTTATAAAAAGGTAACAGAATATGTTGTACATGATAAAATTGCTTCATTTGAAATAAGAGAATATTAA
- a CDS encoding acyltransferase family protein, translating to MSGKSLNHRYIPGLDGIRALAVLAVIAYHFNFNWARGGFLGVDIFFVLSGYLITSTILPVKGNQLTVSLKKFWIGRFRRLLPAAYVMIVISFVWATLFHKELLHTLRGDALSSIFYSSNWWFIFHKLSYFDSFGSPSPLKNLWSLAIEEQFYLIWPLLLMIGLYIFQKQSKLAKVVFIGAVCSALVMAILYEPGADPSRVYYGTDTRCFELLIGCWLALVWPMKRLSAQKLSTNHVKKLNSLSFITLMIFLVSIVYVDEYQPFLYRGGMFLFCLNAAVLIACICHPVSILGKLLAWRPLCWIGSRSYGIYLWHYPVMVLGTPIHEIGNPSYWRVALQIILIVMIAELSYRFIEMPIRKEGFRAYYGKYFVFNKNKWGSLSFSRKISTVMAPLFLLMFFTGMTGVVGEGQQSTSSSYPTNIKINGDEPTTNLNKHDQQSELPTNEPSKEEKVEDVQQIETPKQEENDVNKVPERDEFYRGIIAIGDSLMIDIGPSLHTIYPTITIDGKIGRQVSQAVKLAPNYASFNQPNHAVILQLGTNGYFTNDQMDTLLAAFSNADIYLVNTRVPRSWEAKVNEALQQKAQENEHITLIDWHAAALNHPEYFAPDGVHLEKKGVEVLTNLIQQSLNKKN from the coding sequence ATGTCAGGCAAGTCATTAAATCATCGTTATATTCCTGGACTAGACGGGATTCGAGCATTAGCCGTATTAGCAGTTATTGCTTATCATTTTAACTTCAATTGGGCTAGAGGTGGCTTTTTAGGAGTAGATATCTTTTTTGTATTATCAGGCTATTTAATCACCTCTACCATTTTGCCTGTAAAGGGCAATCAATTAACAGTCAGTCTAAAGAAATTTTGGATTGGACGATTTAGGCGGTTACTACCAGCGGCCTACGTGATGATTGTTATATCATTTGTCTGGGCAACGCTCTTTCATAAAGAACTTCTTCATACATTACGTGGAGATGCGTTGTCCTCTATTTTTTATTCAAGTAATTGGTGGTTCATTTTTCATAAACTTTCTTATTTTGATAGTTTTGGCTCCCCGTCACCTTTAAAAAATTTATGGTCGCTAGCTATTGAAGAACAATTTTATCTGATTTGGCCCTTGCTCTTAATGATTGGCCTTTATATTTTTCAAAAACAAAGTAAACTGGCTAAAGTTGTCTTTATCGGAGCGGTTTGTTCAGCTCTAGTAATGGCGATTCTTTATGAGCCAGGTGCAGATCCAAGCCGTGTCTATTATGGAACGGACACACGCTGTTTTGAACTATTAATTGGCTGTTGGCTAGCTCTTGTTTGGCCAATGAAAAGGCTATCTGCACAAAAATTATCAACAAACCATGTGAAGAAGCTAAATAGTTTGAGTTTCATTACGCTTATGATTTTTCTAGTTAGTATTGTTTATGTAGATGAATATCAACCCTTCCTTTATAGAGGTGGCATGTTCTTATTTTGCTTAAATGCAGCAGTTTTGATTGCATGTATCTGTCACCCCGTCAGCATTTTAGGAAAACTACTAGCATGGAGGCCGCTTTGTTGGATTGGCTCTCGATCCTACGGCATATATCTATGGCATTATCCTGTCATGGTACTAGGTACACCTATTCATGAAATTGGCAACCCATCTTATTGGCGGGTTGCACTTCAAATCATACTTATTGTTATGATAGCAGAGCTATCCTATCGCTTCATTGAAATGCCTATCCGTAAAGAAGGATTCCGAGCCTATTATGGGAAATACTTTGTCTTTAACAAAAATAAATGGGGAAGCCTTTCATTCTCACGAAAAATTTCAACGGTAATGGCTCCACTTTTCCTTCTTATGTTTTTCACAGGAATGACAGGAGTAGTAGGGGAAGGTCAGCAAAGCACTTCGAGTTCATATCCAACAAACATCAAAATTAATGGTGATGAACCTACAACTAATTTAAACAAGCATGACCAGCAATCAGAGCTACCAACTAACGAACCTTCCAAGGAAGAGAAAGTGGAGGATGTTCAGCAGATAGAAACACCAAAGCAAGAAGAAAATGATGTAAATAAAGTGCCTGAACGGGATGAGTTTTATCGTGGAATAATAGCGATTGGTGATTCACTTATGATTGATATTGGCCCGAGCTTACATACTATTTACCCAACTATTACAATCGATGGAAAAATAGGTCGTCAAGTTTCACAAGCTGTCAAACTAGCACCAAATTATGCAAGTTTTAATCAACCCAATCATGCAGTCATTCTTCAATTGGGGACAAATGGTTATTTTACAAATGACCAAATGGACACACTCCTTGCCGCTTTTTCAAATGCTGATATTTATTTAGTGAATACACGTGTGCCCCGTTCATGGGAGGCAAAAGTGAATGAAGCATTACAGCAAAAAGCCCAGGAGAATGAACATATTACACTCATTGACTGGCATGCTGCAGCACTCAATCATCCAGAATACTTCGCCCCAGATGGCGTTCATTTAGAGAAAAAAGGGGTAGAAGTTTTAACAAACCTGATTCAACAATCCTTAAACAAGAAAAATTAA
- a CDS encoding GNAT family N-acetyltransferase: MISLKPMNQEEFKQYISYAIEDYAKDKIASGNWSEDEAINLSRESFERLLPNGEKTENNHLLSIFHGDILVGMIWISQKAPKNPNEGFIYDFVIFEQYQGQGYGKKAMKEAEIIAKELGMNKIGLNVFGHNKIARGLYEKMGYEITNITMAKTI, from the coding sequence GTGATTTCATTAAAACCTATGAACCAAGAAGAGTTCAAACAATATATTAGTTATGCAATTGAAGACTATGCAAAAGACAAAATCGCTTCCGGAAATTGGAGTGAAGATGAAGCGATTAACTTGTCGAGGGAATCATTTGAACGACTACTACCAAATGGTGAGAAGACCGAAAATAATCATTTATTGTCTATCTTTCATGGCGATATTTTAGTTGGAATGATTTGGATTTCGCAAAAAGCCCCTAAAAATCCTAATGAAGGTTTTATTTATGATTTTGTGATTTTTGAACAATATCAAGGGCAAGGGTATGGCAAGAAAGCAATGAAAGAAGCTGAAATTATTGCTAAAGAGTTAGGTATGAATAAAATTGGTTTAAACGTTTTTGGTCATAATAAAATAGCACGTGGATTATATGAAAAAATGGGTTATGAAATTACGAATATAACCATGGCTAAAACAATTTGA
- the gpr gene encoding GPR endopeptidase, whose amino-acid sequence MQNFNWQRTDLIDESEEVVVHQTKEQKEKLEQSSGVQIEDRNAGRVKITDVLVDAEGEKQIGKKEGQYITLSVPTLTLEDQDGFAQLEQELLVNFKNMHESLSWQEDDKILIVGLGNRTITPDAIGPYLIDHLHSLDVIDEKFVMYAPGVTGQTGYETGEFVAAIAERLQPKLIIVVDALATRASNRLCKTIQLTDTGIHPGSGVGNQRQEISYEMLGIPVTAIGIPTVVDAPVLIADAVETMLRSIAARVAERSKPSSKLSLSSWQPDINKELDMTLVQPIFGEWATWTKEERQQLFEETFAGSHTQLMVTPKEADYWIDRYAKLVASMLMNWASDL is encoded by the coding sequence ATGCAAAATTTTAATTGGCAACGAACAGATTTAATCGATGAATCTGAAGAGGTAGTTGTCCATCAGACCAAAGAACAAAAAGAAAAGCTAGAACAATCGAGTGGCGTTCAAATAGAAGATCGGAATGCTGGTCGAGTGAAAATTACAGATGTCCTTGTAGATGCTGAGGGTGAAAAGCAAATTGGCAAAAAAGAAGGGCAGTATATTACACTTTCTGTCCCAACACTGACATTAGAAGACCAAGATGGCTTTGCACAGCTTGAGCAAGAATTACTTGTGAATTTTAAAAACATGCATGAATCACTTTCTTGGCAAGAAGATGATAAAATTTTAATTGTTGGTTTGGGCAATCGTACCATTACACCTGATGCCATAGGTCCTTATTTAATTGATCATCTGCATAGCTTAGATGTGATAGATGAAAAGTTTGTCATGTATGCGCCAGGTGTTACAGGGCAAACGGGCTATGAAACAGGGGAGTTTGTGGCTGCGATTGCTGAGCGTCTACAACCAAAATTAATTATTGTGGTTGATGCGCTTGCTACAAGGGCGAGTAATCGTCTTTGTAAAACAATTCAATTAACAGATACGGGCATCCATCCTGGCTCAGGTGTAGGCAATCAACGGCAAGAAATTTCCTATGAGATGCTAGGGATTCCTGTAACGGCAATTGGTATCCCAACAGTAGTAGATGCACCTGTATTAATTGCTGATGCGGTAGAAACGATGCTTCGCTCGATAGCTGCTCGTGTAGCTGAGCGCAGTAAACCATCATCGAAGCTCTCATTGTCCTCTTGGCAACCCGATATCAATAAAGAGCTTGATATGACGTTAGTACAACCTATTTTTGGAGAATGGGCGACATGGACGAAGGAGGAACGTCAGCAGCTGTTTGAAGAAACCTTCGCTGGCTCACATACACAATTGATGGTTACACCAAAGGAAGCAGACTATTGGATTGATCGCTATGCAAAACTAGTGGCTTCCATGCTAATGAACTGGGCAAGTGATTTATAA
- a CDS encoding helix-turn-helix domain-containing protein → MELTVKLKEMLNEQGMSQAELAEKTGLTRPVISKLATNRRTSINREHITKVLQALEITDMNEMFEIK, encoded by the coding sequence ATGGAACTAACAGTAAAATTAAAAGAAATGTTAAACGAACAAGGAATGTCACAAGCGGAATTAGCAGAAAAGACAGGATTAACACGTCCAGTGATTAGCAAACTTGCAACTAATAGAAGAACCTCGATTAATCGTGAACACATCACTAAAGTTCTACAAGCTCTAGAAATTACAGATATGAACGAGATGTTTGAGATTAAGTAA
- a CDS encoding phage holin encodes MWGVINCITIVLANQTAGIFNVDITIYNVQITAISETVLNILGLLGIIIDPTTKGTSDSK; translated from the coding sequence ATTTGGGGTGTCATAAATTGTATTACTATTGTACTCGCTAATCAAACAGCGGGCATTTTTAATGTCGATATTACGATTTACAATGTACAAATCACAGCCATTTCAGAGACTGTATTAAATATTTTAGGCTTGCTTGGTATTATTATCGACCCGACTACAAAAGGCACTTCGGACAGCAAGTAG
- the lepA gene encoding translation elongation factor 4, translating to MNRDARLKRQENIRNFSIIAHIDHGKSTLADRILEQTKSLTSREMKAQLLDSMDLERERGITIKLNAVQLKYEAKDGEVYTFHLIDTPGHVDFTYEVSRSLAACEGAILVVDAAQGIEAQTLANVYLALDNDLEILPVINKIDLPAADPERVRQEVEDVIGLDASEAVLASAKAGIGIEDILEQIVEKVPAPTGDPDAPLQALIFDSVYDAYKGVIISIRVINGTVKPGDKIRMMATGAEFEVIEVGVHTPKVVPQAELTVGDVGYLTASIKNVGDTRVGDTVTYANRPAAEPLAGYRRLNPMVYCGLYPIDTAKYNDLREALEKLELNDSALQYEPETSQALGFGFRCGFLGLLHMEIIQERIEREFNIDLITTAPSVIYNVHMTDGTDIKVDNPSFMPDPQKIERVEEPYVKATIMVPNDYVGAVMELCQLKRGNFMTMDYIDTSRVSIIYEMPLSEIVYDFFDYLKSNTKGYASFDYELIGYQPSKLVKMDILLNGEQVDALSFIVHRDFAYDRGKIIVEKLKELIPRQQFEVPIQAAVGQKIVARSTIKAIRKNVLAKCYGGDISRKRKLLDKQKEGKKRMKQVGSVEVPQEAFMAVLKMDDSK from the coding sequence ATGAACCGAGATGCACGTTTAAAACGACAAGAGAATATACGAAATTTCTCTATTATTGCACATATTGACCATGGGAAATCAACGCTTGCTGACCGTATTTTAGAGCAAACAAAATCTTTAACTTCCCGTGAAATGAAAGCACAGCTCCTCGACTCAATGGATTTAGAGCGTGAGCGAGGGATAACGATTAAATTAAATGCAGTTCAATTAAAGTACGAAGCAAAAGACGGCGAAGTGTATACATTCCATTTAATCGACACACCAGGACACGTCGATTTCACATATGAAGTATCCCGTAGTTTAGCTGCTTGTGAGGGTGCCATTTTAGTTGTGGACGCCGCACAAGGTATTGAAGCGCAAACACTAGCAAATGTTTACTTAGCACTTGATAATGATTTAGAAATTTTACCTGTTATTAATAAAATTGACTTACCTGCCGCTGATCCTGAGCGTGTGCGTCAAGAAGTAGAGGATGTCATCGGGCTGGATGCGTCTGAAGCGGTACTAGCTTCTGCGAAAGCAGGTATTGGTATTGAGGATATTTTAGAGCAAATCGTGGAAAAGGTACCAGCACCAACGGGTGATCCTGATGCTCCACTACAAGCTTTAATTTTTGACTCTGTGTACGATGCCTATAAAGGTGTTATCATTTCGATTCGTGTGATCAACGGGACTGTCAAGCCTGGCGATAAAATTCGTATGATGGCAACAGGTGCGGAATTCGAGGTTATTGAAGTTGGGGTACATACACCAAAGGTTGTGCCACAGGCTGAATTAACAGTTGGTGATGTAGGTTATTTAACAGCATCTATTAAAAACGTAGGTGACACACGCGTAGGTGATACTGTAACCTATGCAAATCGTCCAGCAGCCGAGCCATTAGCAGGTTATCGTCGCTTGAACCCAATGGTTTATTGTGGTTTATACCCAATTGATACAGCTAAATACAATGATTTACGTGAAGCGTTAGAAAAACTAGAGCTAAATGACTCTGCTCTACAATATGAGCCAGAGACATCTCAAGCACTTGGCTTTGGTTTCCGCTGCGGTTTCTTAGGATTACTCCATATGGAAATTATTCAGGAGCGTATTGAGCGTGAATTTAATATTGATTTAATTACAACAGCACCTTCTGTAATTTACAATGTTCATATGACAGATGGCACTGATATTAAAGTAGATAACCCATCCTTTATGCCAGACCCACAAAAAATCGAGCGTGTTGAGGAACCTTATGTAAAGGCAACCATTATGGTGCCAAATGATTATGTGGGAGCGGTTATGGAGCTTTGTCAATTGAAGCGTGGTAATTTCATGACGATGGATTATATTGATACATCCCGTGTAAGCATTATTTATGAAATGCCTTTATCCGAAATTGTCTATGATTTCTTTGACTATTTAAAATCAAATACGAAGGGCTATGCATCCTTCGACTATGAACTTATCGGTTACCAGCCATCGAAATTAGTGAAAATGGATATTTTACTAAATGGTGAGCAGGTCGATGCACTAAGCTTTATCGTACACCGTGACTTTGCCTATGATCGAGGCAAAATCATCGTAGAAAAATTAAAAGAATTAATTCCACGCCAACAATTTGAAGTACCAATTCAAGCAGCAGTTGGTCAAAAAATTGTGGCACGTTCAACAATTAAAGCCATCCGTAAAAACGTTTTAGCGAAATGTTACGGTGGGGATATTTCTCGTAAGCGCAAACTTCTTGATAAACAAAAAGAAGGTAAAAAACGTATGAAACAAGTAGGCTCCGTCGAAGTCCCTCAAGAGGCATTCATGGCTGTGCTGAAGATGGATGATTCGAAGTAA